The stretch of DNA AGCCGACCGGATAGGGGCGCCGCTCCCTGCTGCCAACTGCGTGCGTTTGCCGTTATCATCGGGCCCGGCACGACGCCCCTCTCCTCGGACCGACCCGACTCGATGGCGAAGAAGAAGACCACCCGGAAGGACAAGGCTGCTGAGGCGGCCCCCGCGGCGCCGACCGACCTCGACTACGCCGACAAGCTCTGGAAGGCGGCCGATACGCTCCGGGGGCAGGTCGATGCGGCCGAGTACAAGCACGTCGTGCTCGGCCTTTTGTTCCTCAAGTACATCAGCGACGCCTTCGCCGCGCGGCGTGACGAGCTGGCGGCCGAGCTCACCGCCGACGGCATCCCCGAGGCGCAGCACGCTGCGCTTCTCGAAAGCCGCGACGAGTACGCCGCGGAGAATGTCTTCTGGGTCCCCAAGGCGGCCCGTTGGGAGGAGCTGCAAGCGCAGGCCACGAGCCCAAAGATCGCCACGCTGATCGACGACGCCGTGCTCGCCGTCGAGGCCGACAACCCCTCGCTGAAGAACAAGCTGCCGCGCGACTACGCCCGGCGCGGCATCGAGCCGATCAAGCTCAAGTCGCTCGTGGACCTCGTCGCCGACATCGGCTTCAAGGGGGGCCGCGACAAGGCCCGCGACACGCTCGGCCGCGTCTACGAGTATTTCCTCGGCAAGTTCGCCCAAGCCGAAGGCAAGCTCGGCGGCGAGTTCTACACGCCCCGCTGCGTGGTGCGCGTGCTCGTCGAGATGCTCGAGCCGTACGAGGGCCGCGTCTACGACCCGTGCTGTGGGTCGGGCGGCATGTTCGTCCAGAGTGAGCGCTTCGTCGAGGCCCACGGCGGCCGCCGCACCGACATCTCGATCTTCGGCCAAGAGTCGAACCCGACGACGTGGCGCCTCGCCCATATGAACGTCGCGCTGCGCGGCATTGAGGCGAACCTCGGCGAGAAGCCGGCCGACACGTTCCTCGCCAACCTGCACCCCGACCTGCGGTGCGACTACCTGCTCGCCAACCCGCCGTTCAACGTCAGCGACTGGTCGGGCCAGCTCTTGCGCGACGATGTCCGCTGGAAGTACGGCGCCCCGCCCGTGGGCAACGCCAACTACGCGTGGATCCAGCACTTCGTCCACCACCTGGCGGTCCCTAACGGGAAAGGCGGGGGCGTCGCCGGGTTCGTGATGGCGAACGGCTCGCTATCGAGCAACTCGGGGGGCGAGGGGGACATCCGCCGCAGCATCGTCGAGGCCGACCTCGTCGATTGCATCGTCGCCCTTCCCGCACAGCTCTTCTACACGACCGGCATCCCGGTCTGCCTCTGGTTCCTGACACGCGACAAGACGGGCCGCAACCTGCGCAACGGCTGCCCGAACCGGCCAAGGGCCGTAAGGGCGAGACGCTGTTCATCGACGCCCGCAAGCTCGGCGCGATGCAGACGCGGACGCTGCGCGTCTTATCGGGCGCGGAGGACGCCGAGCTGTTCGAGGGATCGCACGACCCGGGGCCCGACTCCGATATTGGCCGCATCGCCTACGCATTCCGCCAGTGGCGCGGCGAGCCGGCGCCGAAGTGGTGGGACGAGACCCCAATCTCAGAGGGTGGGCACGGCGAGTGGAAGTACACCGACCGCCCCGGCTTCTGCAAGGCGGCGACGATCGACGACATCGCGAAGCACGGCCACGTCCTCACGCCGGGCCGCTACGTCGGCGCCGAGGATGTCGAGGACGACGGCGAGCCGTTCGCGGAGAAGTACCCGCGGCTGGTGGCGGAGATTGAAGAGCATTTTGAGATAGGAGAGTCGCTGTCAGCTGCGATTCGAGAGAAACTTGCTGACGTGGGTTCCGACTCTCGTGAGGACGACGCTTCTGAAGCCGCAGCTGGCACGGATTTCTTCACCTCATTCACGCTGCACAAGAAGGATGGCATCCAGTACGCCATCCGCTATCGAGAAACAAATCACCATCTCCCTCATATTCATGCCAAATACCAAAGCAGTGAGGCTTCGATTGCGATCGACGGAGCAGAAGTAATCGCTGGGTCACTCCCGCCGTCGAAAGAGCCTGTAGCTCGCGGCTGGGTCGTGGAAAATGGAGCCCGCCTCAAAGAAGTCTGGGATAAAGCGAAGAGTGGAGAGGACGCGAAAAAACACTGGTTGAGTCCATCGAAGCCGAAGGGGCCAAAAAATGTCTCCTGAATGGCGAGAGACGAAACGGGGACAAGAAATCACCTTAGAGTACGGCAAAGCGCTACGAGGGTATTCCGAGCGTGGCGGTGCGGTGCGCGTGTACGGGACGAACGGCCCGGTCGGCTGGACCGATTCGCCGCTTGCTAATGGGCCGGGAGTGATACTAGGCCGTAAGGGCGCCTATCGGGGTGTTGAATACTCAAAGGGCCCGTTCTTCGTTATTGACACTGCTTATTACGTCGTACCTAAATCAAATCTCGATATGAGGTGGCTTTACTATGCGATTAAGCACCACGATCTAGGCGGCATAGACGACGGCTCACCAATCCCATCGACAACGCGAGCGGCTGTTTATCCGCGGCCGTTAGCTGTCCCGCGTCTTCAAGAACAACGCGCCATCGCGGGCGTGCTCGGCGCGCTCGACGATAAGATCGAGCAGAACCGGCGGACGGCGGCGGGATTGGAGAAGTTGGCGCGGGCGATCTTCCGGGCGTGGTTCGTGGATTTCGAGCCGGTCCACGCCAAGGCGGCCGGCGCCAAGTCCTTCCCCGGCATGCCCCCCGCCGTCTTCGACTCGCTGCCGACCCGGCTGGTGGACTCGGAGCTGGGGCCCATCCCGGAGGGATGGAGGGTCGGACCGCTTAGAGAGCTATGTGATCTATCGAAAGAGCAAGTCACGCCAATGAGTCATGCCGACGAACTGTTCGATCACTTCAGCCTCCCCGCCTTCGACGCATCGCGACGACCGGTCACCGAACCCGGGTTCGGAATTAAGAGCAGCAAGTTCATAGTACCGCCAGGTTGCGTGCTCATATCAAAGCTCAATCCGCGAATCCCCCGCATTTGGTTGCCGGGCGAGTCAGTCGGTCGCCGACAAATCGCATCGACAGAGTTCCTTGTCCTCCAGCCTAAGGCGGGAGTGTCCCGCGAACGGATATACTGCCAAGTCGGCGAAACGAGTTTTCTTGAAGCGTTAACGCAGACGGCAACCGGAACCTCGAACAGTCACCAGCGCGTGAAGCCGCAGGACTTCATGGCGACGCCCGTGATCCATCCCAGCGTCACGGCATCTGGCGCCTTTGAGCACCAAGTGATTCCGATGATGGACCGTATACAGCAGATGAGCGACGAGTCGCGAAAGCTTGCGGAGCTGCGGGACTACCTGCTGCCCAAACTGCTGAGCGGCGAGGTGCGGGTGAAGGCCGCGTCGGACGAGGAGGCGGCGTGAGATGTCCGACGGGAGCAAAGAGCGTGAACCGAATCGCTGGTACGAGCTTTCCGTGCGGTACGCCGGTCCTTCCACCATCACTTTTGGAGACAGTGCAATCGCGGTAACTGGGACCGCGTTCTTCGAGCATGATGCTACCGGCGAGCCTATTCTCCAGTTCGATTTGTATGACTGGGAGCAAGCCGAGGGACTCTTTGAGGCAGTCGGCTTGTATCAATGGTTCGAGCGAGTCGGGCATGCAGGCGCGAAGTCGGTAACCATCCAGGACGATCGCGGTACTCTCGTCGCATCGGGCCGAGTTCGTTGTGCTCAGTGCATTCAGCGCCTTGGCTCGCCGGACCACCCAGCCACTTTGCGATTCGAGGCGTCTAGCTACACGTATTCGACGAATACGGCAAGCAAGGAGACTTGCTTCGCGATGCCGCTGGTCAACTTGGTACTTGCTTCGTTTGGCCGATGGCACGAGCTACCGAAAGTTATTGGTCAGCATCCCCTGCGCATCTATCCCACACCGGAAGTTGCGGGGGACCCTTCAAACCCTGAAGTTCGCTTCGAGCGAGATCGCAAGAACCGCGTCATCGCTTTTCCGCTCGATGACGGGTTCTGCTACATCGAAGCACTGCCTGAGTACAAGGAGGTGCGAGAAAGACTATCGTCCGAAACGATATCGCGGGGCATTACTGCGATGCTGGTGGGGGGGTCCCTGTCTCGCAATCCAAGCATTTCAGACAAAGAATCCAGCTTCCGTCACGACCTGCTTAACCTTCTCGACTTGGCCTCAGGCCATCACACAGGGTCGCCATGGATCGAGTATCGCGACTCTAATGGGCTTCTCTCAAGGCGGGAGCATTCACCGAGCATCGCGCCGAAGTGGAAGTCTTTTCATCCTGTTTTGGATGACGACCAGAAGCCCGATGCGGCCTATTTCCTTAGCCTTGGACTGAGTCGTACGGAGATCTCGAGTCGATCGACCAGACTTTTAATCTCGCATATGACTGATGCCGGATGTGCGGGCCTTACGTTAGATGACAAAATCACGAACCTTGCTCGCGCTTTCGAGATTCTGGGTCGTGAATGCGGCTGCTCAAGCCAAGTCCTGCGGGACAGCCTTACCCAAGAGTCTCGCGAATTCGTAGCGGACGAATTGCGAAAATGCAGGACGGCAATTTTCCGTCTCTCACGAAAAAAAGGAAGGCAAACGGACAGGGCGACGTTGGAACGCATTGCAGGTCGCGTTGATAACGCGGACCGCAAGGAGAACGCATTCGGCCTGATCGTCGCAGCAGTCTGCGAAAAGCTGGGGCTCGAAGACTACACCGCCTTGCACGCTCTCGATTCCTCGCGACAGATGTCGTGGTCAGACTTCCTAAGCAAGATTCGGGGCTGCGTTCTACATGAAGGCGGCCTCGATTTTGGATCGGGAGATTGGACGCCGACAGAGGTTTACGACGTTTGCACCCACCTTCTCGACCTGCTGATTCGGGTTCTGATGAAACGGTTGGGAAGCCAGGAGCCTTACTTCAGCCCGATAAGACCCTTTCAACAGCTTCGAGCATTGGACTGGGTGACTGAGCAGACTCAGGTGACCGAACTTCTGCCCTGCTTTGGGGGAATCAAGCAGGCAGCAATCGAGGATTCTGATGAAGACGAGAGCGTTTTGCCGCCAGACGCCGAACTAAACTAAGGGCTCTCGAAGCTCACCCCGCAGAGGCCGCCGCGTTGCACGAATCCGCCGTCGAAGACGCTACCGAACTGCTCCTCGCCGGCCTCAGCTACACCGCCGCCCGGGGCGTCGATCTATCCGAGGCGGGCGACCGGACGCAGCCGACGGACTGGCTGTTGCGGCCGCGCCTCGTGGCGGCCATCGGGCGGCTCAACCCGCAGCTGCCCGCCGACGATGTCGAGGGCGTCGCCCGCGTCGTTTCGGCTCCGCCCCACCCGACGCTCATCGAGAACAACCGCTGGCTGCATGGGCTGCTCACGGGAGGCGTCGAGGTCGAGTACGCCGACGCGAAGTCGGGCGAGCGCCGCGGCGGCCGGGCGCAGCTCGTGGACTTCGACAACCCGGCGGCGAACGACTGGCTCGTCGTGCGGCAACTGACGATCGCCGGCACGGGCGGCCCCTCTTCCTCGGCAACGCGGGTCCGCCCCGACCTCGTGGTCTATCTCAACGGCCTCCCGATCGGCGTCGTCGAACTAAAGGACCCGACCGACACGGCCGCGACGCTCGACCGCGCGATCGACGACCGCCTCCGCAAGTACCAGCGGTTGGTCCCCGACCTCTACGCCGCCAACCTGTTGTGCGTCGCCTCGGACGGGCTGCTGACGCGGGTCGGCTCGCTGACGGCCAGCGCCTCGCGCTACATGCCGTGGCGGCCCGAGGCGGGGGGCGAGCCGTCGCTCGACGCGATGTGCCGCGAGCTGCTCGCGCCCGATCGGCTGCTCGATTACCTGACGAGCTGCGTCACGTTCGAGGAGGACGAGCGCGGCGACATCGTCAAGAAGATCGCCGGCTACCACCAGTTCCGCGCCGTGCGGAAGGCCCGCCGGAGCGTGCTGGCGGCCCAGCGGACGCCGGGCGAACCCGCTGATGACTCTTTCGGCGACAAAGACCTCGGTAAAGGCGACGGCCGCGGCGGCGTCGTCTGGCACACGCAGGGCTCCGGAAAATCGCTGTCGATGCTGATGCTCGCCGGGGCGCTGGTGCGGCAACCTGAGATGGCGAACCCGACCGTTGTCATCGTAACGGACCGCAACGACCTCGACGACCAGCTCTTCAGCACGTTCGCAATGGGGCGCGACCTGCTGAGGCAGGAGCCCGTTCAAGCCGAGAGCCGCGATCACTTGGCGGAGCTGCTGGACCGCGCCAGCGGCGGCGTGATCTTTACGACGGTCCACAAGTTCACCGAACGGAAGGACCCGATCAGCGAGCGGCCCAATATCGTCGTCATGGCGGACGAGGCCCACCGCAGCCAGTACGGGTTCGTCGAGGGGGGCGCCCGTTGGATGCGCGACGCACTGCCCAACGCGACGTTTGTCGGCTTCACCGGCACGCCGCTCGAGCGGGACGACAAGAATACGATCCACGTCTTCGGCGAGTACGCCGACGTTTACGACATCCGCCAAGCGGTCGCCGACGGCGCCACCAAGCCGCTCTATTACGAGTCGCGGCTGGTGAAGCTCAAGATCGACGACGCCGAGGCAGACGCGGCCGAGAAGCTGGTCGATGACCTCGCCGAAGCGGACCGCAACGGCGAAGACGCGGACGGGCCGACGAGCACCGTACGGGTGCGGCTCGAGCAATTAGTCGGCGCGCCCGACCGTATCAAGGACGTGGCGAAATTCGTCGTCGAGCACTGGGAGGCCCGCCGGTCGGCGATGGAAGGCAAGGCGATGCTCGTGACGATGAGCCGCACGATCGCCGCCCGGCTCTACGAGGCGATCCGCGAGCTGCGTCCCGAGTGGCACAACGACGACGATAAGCTCGGCGCGATGAAGGTGATCGTCACCGGGATGGCCAGCGACGAGGCGCCCCTCGCGCAGCACGGCCGCACCAAGGCGGCGCGGAAGGCGCTGGCGGCGCGGTTCAAGGACCCGGCCGACGAGTTCCGGTTGGCGATCGTCTGCGATATGTGGCTGACGGGTTTTGACTGCCCGCCGGCCCATACGATGTACCTCGACAAGACGCTCGCCGGCCACAACTTGATGCAAGCGATCGCGCGGGTGAACCGGGTGTTCGGCGACAAGCCGGGCGGTCTGATCGTCGATATGCTCGGCCTTGTGGACCAGTTGGCCGACGCCCTCGAGACCTACACCCGCGAAGGCGGCACCGGCGACGCCGTCCAAAAGGTTCAAGACCGCGCCGTGCCGGTGATGAAGGACGCCTTCGAGACGTTGCAAAAGTTCCTGCATGGTAGCCGTTACGAGGAGGCCCTCAACCCGGGTTCGCAGTTCCTGCCGATCGCTCTGCGGGTGATCGACCATATCTTCGGCGCCGACGACGGCTGGAAGCGATACCAGCGCGAGCTAAAGAAGCTCTCGACCGC from Botrimarina mediterranea encodes:
- a CDS encoding restriction endonuclease subunit S is translated as MYGTNGPVGWTDSPLANGPGVILGRKGAYRGVEYSKGPFFVIDTAYYVVPKSNLDMRWLYYAIKHHDLGGIDDGSPIPSTTRAAVYPRPLAVPRLQEQRAIAGVLGALDDKIEQNRRTAAGLEKLARAIFRAWFVDFEPVHAKAAGAKSFPGMPPAVFDSLPTRLVDSELGPIPEGWRVGPLRELCDLSKEQVTPMSHADELFDHFSLPAFDASRRPVTEPGFGIKSSKFIVPPGCVLISKLNPRIPRIWLPGESVGRRQIASTEFLVLQPKAGVSRERIYCQVGETSFLEALTQTATGTSNSHQRVKPQDFMATPVIHPSVTASGAFEHQVIPMMDRIQQMSDESRKLAELRDYLLPKLLSGEVRVKAASDEEAA
- a CDS encoding type I restriction-modification system subunit M, yielding MAKKKTTRKDKAAEAAPAAPTDLDYADKLWKAADTLRGQVDAAEYKHVVLGLLFLKYISDAFAARRDELAAELTADGIPEAQHAALLESRDEYAAENVFWVPKAARWEELQAQATSPKIATLIDDAVLAVEADNPSLKNKLPRDYARRGIEPIKLKSLVDLVADIGFKGGRDKARDTLGRVYEYFLGKFAQAEGKLGGEFYTPRCVVRVLVEMLEPYEGRVYDPCCGSGGMFVQSERFVEAHGGRRTDISIFGQESNPTTWRLAHMNVALRGIEANLGEKPADTFLANLHPDLRCDYLLANPPFNVSDWSGQLLRDDVRWKYGAPPVGNANYAWIQHFVHHLAVPNGKGGGVAGFVMANGSLSSNSGGEGDIRRSIVEADLVDCIVALPAQLFYTTGIPVCLWFLTRDKTGRNLRNGCPNRPRAVRARRCSSTPASSARCRRGRCASYRARRTPSCSRDRTTRGPTPILAASPTHSASGAASRRRSGGTRPQSQRVGTASGSTPTAPASARRRRSTTSRSTATSSRRAATSAPRMSRTTASRSRRSTRGWWRRLKSILR
- a CDS encoding type I restriction endonuclease subunit R; this encodes MHESAVEDATELLLAGLSYTAARGVDLSEAGDRTQPTDWLLRPRLVAAIGRLNPQLPADDVEGVARVVSAPPHPTLIENNRWLHGLLTGGVEVEYADAKSGERRGGRAQLVDFDNPAANDWLVVRQLTIAGTGGPSSSATRVRPDLVVYLNGLPIGVVELKDPTDTAATLDRAIDDRLRKYQRLVPDLYAANLLCVASDGLLTRVGSLTASASRYMPWRPEAGGEPSLDAMCRELLAPDRLLDYLTSCVTFEEDERGDIVKKIAGYHQFRAVRKARRSVLAAQRTPGEPADDSFGDKDLGKGDGRGGVVWHTQGSGKSLSMLMLAGALVRQPEMANPTVVIVTDRNDLDDQLFSTFAMGRDLLRQEPVQAESRDHLAELLDRASGGVIFTTVHKFTERKDPISERPNIVVMADEAHRSQYGFVEGGARWMRDALPNATFVGFTGTPLERDDKNTIHVFGEYADVYDIRQAVADGATKPLYYESRLVKLKIDDAEADAAEKLVDDLAEADRNGEDADGPTSTVRVRLEQLVGAPDRIKDVAKFVVEHWEARRSAMEGKAMLVTMSRTIAARLYEAIRELRPEWHNDDDKLGAMKVIVTGMASDEAPLAQHGRTKAARKALAARFKDPADEFRLAIVCDMWLTGFDCPPAHTMYLDKTLAGHNLMQAIARVNRVFGDKPGGLIVDMLGLVDQLADALETYTREGGTGDAVQKVQDRAVPVMKDAFETLQKFLHGSRYEEALNPGSQFLPIALRVIDHIFGADDGWKRYQRELKKLSTAYALVVPREEAEAIVDHLRFFQQVAAMIRKRLGDDRGGDRSKQRDIDAAVRQVVGGAVDADEVIDLFAVAGLEDARLDILSDDFLKRISALEQKNLALETLKKLLADEIRTTERTNLVRSRQFREALEDAITKYTNRAIDTAEMIAKLIDLAVTIRDAKAEGQDLGLSSEEVAFYDALAENGSAREAMKSDDLRFMARELTEMVKKMPKLDWTEREAVRATLRRNVRRLLAKYGYPPDLSEDATQLVLRQAELSTDGDVGGRQRRRWVLPGKIG
- a CDS encoding DUF4160 domain-containing protein, producing the protein MAEIEEHFEIGESLSAAIREKLADVGSDSREDDASEAAAGTDFFTSFTLHKKDGIQYAIRYRETNHHLPHIHAKYQSSEASIAIDGAEVIAGSLPPSKEPVARGWVVENGARLKEVWDKAKSGEDAKKHWLSPSKPKGPKNVS